The genomic region TGCAATCGAAGGATCGATCGGAATTACAACAGCGATTAGACGACCATATTCAAGCTTCTGAAGATACTAAGCTTATTTTATCCATAGACCGGCTCGATTACACCAAAGGAATCCCAAACCGAATTCGCGCATTCGAGTATTTTTTAAATAAATATCCGCAGTTTAAAGAGAAAGTGAGGTTGATCATGCTTTCGGTACCTTCACGATCCAACGTCCCCCAATATCAGTTACTTAAAAAAGAAACCGATGAATTGGTGGGAAGAATTAATGGACAGTTTGCAACCGTTAGTTGGACCCCCATTTGGTACTTCTATCGATCCATGCCCTTCGATAATTTAATAGATCTCTATACCTCTTCGGATGTTGCCCTAATTACACCAGTTAGGGACGGAATGAATTTAGTGGCCAAAGAATATGTTGCTACCCGCACCAATAAAGACGGGGTGCTTATTTTAAGTGAAATGGCAGGGGCTTCCAAAGAAATGAATGAAGCACTACTGATAAATCCTAACAATTTTGAAGAAATTGCCGATGCCATAAAGCAGGCATTGGAAATGCCAAAAGAAGAACAAATATCTAGAAACACAATTCTCCAGAGACGTTTGGAGCGTTATAGCGTTGAAAAATGGGCTACGGAATTTATGAAATCCCTCGACGCCACCAAAAATTTAGGTCAGGTTATCGTTTCGGAAAGATTAGACGAAACACTACAAAACCAAATGTTTACCGATTTCAAAAAAGCTAATAGCAAACTTATTCTCTTGGATTACGACGGTACACTTTCCGGTTTTCAAGACAACCCGCAAAATGCCAGCCCAGACGCCGATCTTTTAAAACTTCTGGATAAGGTTAACGACTTACCAAATACAGATATGGTTATAATTAGCGGCAGGGATAAAGAAACCTTTGAAAAATGGTTTGGTCTGAAAGATTATTCCCTTATAACAGATCATGGGGTATGGCTTAAAAAACACGATAAGAACTGGGAAGCCCTAGAGCGCATCAAAACCGAATGGATGGAAAACATCCGACCGATTTTGGAAACTTTCGTAGACCGAACGCCGGGAACCTTCATCGAAGAGAAGAAATATTCCCTTGCTTGGCATTACAGAAAGGCCGATCCAGAATTGGCACAAAT from Galbibacter sp. BG1 harbors:
- a CDS encoding bifunctional alpha,alpha-trehalose-phosphate synthase (UDP-forming)/trehalose-phosphatase; translated protein: MSKTIIVSNRLPLQVKLNNDELEITPSVGGLATGMKSVHKDGGGIWIGWSGLTDEELNSELEAKVDKAVAKENCAAVNLSQNDIDNFYYGFSNRTLWPLFHYFMEYTEFEKDFWESYKSVNQKFADVVIDHLEDGDKVWVHDYQLLLLPQLIKEKKPDTSIGFFLHIPFPSYEIFRTFPWREELLTGMLGADLLGFHTYDYERHFLSSIKRILRLDVKFNEIVYHDRIVKVDSFPMGIDYKKFHDAAVQHTELQSKDRSELQQRLDDHIQASEDTKLILSIDRLDYTKGIPNRIRAFEYFLNKYPQFKEKVRLIMLSVPSRSNVPQYQLLKKETDELVGRINGQFATVSWTPIWYFYRSMPFDNLIDLYTSSDVALITPVRDGMNLVAKEYVATRTNKDGVLILSEMAGASKEMNEALLINPNNFEEIADAIKQALEMPKEEQISRNTILQRRLERYSVEKWATEFMKSLDATKNLGQVIVSERLDETLQNQMFTDFKKANSKLILLDYDGTLSGFQDNPQNASPDADLLKLLDKVNDLPNTDMVIISGRDKETFEKWFGLKDYSLITDHGVWLKKHDKNWEALERIKTEWMENIRPILETFVDRTPGTFIEEKKYSLAWHYRKADPELAQIRTIELNTVLTSLISNNDLTVLKGNKVIEIKSSSVNKGRAASRLLSAKDYDFIFTIGDDWTDEYMFEEVPDDSYTVKVGFKKTKAKYYVKDTQEVRTILNKFTQN